In Rhodamnia argentea isolate NSW1041297 chromosome 1, ASM2092103v1, whole genome shotgun sequence, the genomic window GATGGTGGGTGTGCCATGGGAGAGGATAGAGAGGGTCAGGCTAAGGGAGATTGCTCGTGGGAGTGAAGGGTCTGGTGGGGATAAGCtcaagagagagagtttgacGGAGCTTGGTGAAATGTTtgaggagaggaggagagaggagtTGCAGTGGGTTCTGGATGATGACATAGAGTTGGAGGGGATTGTGTTGGAGAGTGAAGGTTCCCGGTGGGACCCAGAGAAGAGGAGGACCAGGACTGAGGATGAGGCGATTGGTTTTCTTGTCAAAAGGTTTTGAGTTTGTTTCTCTTGTTCGTATATGTGAATCTTTCTTTCATTTGACCTATTGGTATAATTTGAATTGGTTAGTGTAAGGTAGGACAGTTCTGTTGTGATGGAGATGTACGTACCTTCTTGATTGGTTATCATTCGAAATctagctctggattggcttttgaGATTCCTGAGGTTGCTTTGGGGGGTCAGGTTAGGTGCCAAGGAGATTGAATGGAAGGATTGGAAATTCTCAAGGATGATGAAGCTATCGGGATTGCAGTTCACGGAAAAGCAGTTGCTCAATATTTTGCGCGGGCTTGGAAATGATGGGCATTGGAAACAGGCAATGGCGGTTGTTGAATGGGTGTATCATGATAAAGAACGAAGATGTTGGAGGAGCAGgtcaatattttctcttttgtaaTTATGAGATGATTGTTTCAGTGGTAGAATACTAAATTTTACATGGCAGAATAACCTTCTTGTGTTTTTCTACATCATCCATTGGATTGTTTAGTGCAGTGCCAAATGTTTTAAATTCGAAAGAGGATCACCACAAATTGTTGGATTTAAATCCTTCATGTCAAACTTTGTTTTATTGTgttattgtatgaaaatgtggGAAACttggttgctaatatctgaaaAGTTCCATATATATAAACAGTGACTGACATTTGCAGATTTGTCTACACAAAACTCCTGGCAGTTCTTGGAAATGCAAGGAGGCCCCAGGAAGCTCTCCATTTCTTCAATCTGATGCGTGTAATCTTCAGctgcttttcttctttatcaTTTGTCATATAAAAACTTGCCATCAGACTAATTTTTGAGTGGTGCAGGAAGATTTTCATCTATATCCCGATATGGCCGCATACCATAGCATTGCTGTAACCCTTGGCCAAACTGGTCTTGTGAGAGAATTGATGAACATTGTCGAGTGCATGAGGCAGAAGCCtttaaagataattaaaaatggGCGCCGGAAGAATTGGGATCCAGTCCTTGAACCTGATTTAGTTGTGTATAATGCTGTGAGTAACTATCCCTTTTTCACTCGTTCGACAAATGCGAATTTGCAGTCAATTCGATATTTTATCGGTGGGTGCTAAATTTGTTCAGGTGCTGAATGCCTGTGTTCCATCTCACCAGTGGAAGGGTGTTTCCTGGGTGTTTGAACAGTTAAGAAAGAGTGGACTGAAACCCAATGGAGCAACATATGGACTGGCAATGGAGGTAATATGTTTTCTGATCGATTGGCTAATATGTAGATAGAGGAGCACATATCTCTTGCCATTGTTGTAAGGGGGTTTAGGGGGTGGGGTGGTCTGGGTTCTGTCAAAATAGAAACGTAAAGGGGGAAAATATTTGACTCCTGCCGAGGTGGATTGGCCGTCATCAACATGTAGATGAAACTAATGGTCACATAGGAGGTAAGAGTGAGCTAGTTCTTCCTTGGTTCTGAGTGACATATCTTCTGAGAAGGAGCACATTTATTATCACTGTTCCAACCAACCAAAGATTCATTTGAACTTCATGAGGCTGACAACTCCTTAACCTATCCCAACTATGAACAAGACCGAGAGGAGCTTGAAAGCACTCAAACCAGTAAAATCTAAAGTATGAAAGAACGGGAAACTGTAACCGACATAATGTCGCAGTTATGATTTTGGAGTCTGttgctatttatttttgtgttttgttAGTGTaggcaattgatttttattttagcgGATTCTCTTAGCTACGGACAGTTCTAGGGGGAATTGCTGTTGCTTGgcaaacttttcatttttgttgtccTCAAATTATATGCGCATTCAAGTCTTACAGGAGGTGCTTCTTGAAAGGTAATGCTTCAATGTGGAAAGTATGACCTTGTCCATGATTTGTTCCGGAAAATGAAGAGAAGTAGGGAAGCCCTTAGGGCTATTTCTTATAAAGGTGACACTCTTTGTTCCTCATTTAGACATCTGTTCATGCAAGAATCTGTACAAACTATGGAATAAATGTTTGCTACTTACAGTCCTTGTCAGAACCTTTTGGGAGGAAGGTAAAATTGATGAAGCGGTAGAAGCTGTCAGAGAGATGGAATGCAGGGGAGTGGTCGGAAAGGCTGGTGTTTATTACGAATTGGCCTGCTGCCTCTGTAACAGTGGAAGATGGCAAGAGGCTATAATGGAGGTGACCTTTTTACCTTTTAATTCTTAGAAGATAGATTTTAGATTCATTTAGTTGAATCTCTATAATCTAACTTCTGCCAGAAGAATGGCAAGAGGCTATATTGGCATCTAAAACTCTTCTGATATACATTTTTTTCAAAGGATAGGGCAGGAAGAAGCGGGCACTCTCAgtgactgattttgtcttgttttTAGTGTTAAGAGTAGAATCACTTGATTAAGGATTTTGAACTGTTCTTGAAGAAAACATTTAGCTTTTTGTGTTGACATTGCTTAAGAAGGTAGAGGAACCTGTCTTCTTTCCAAGTAAAAGCTGTTTTTGTGATTTCTTTGAGCTTGTAGACAGTAgttatctttgtttctttgcttTATTGGCTAGTTTGAGTGAAGGGAGCTGTCTCATGACCAAATCTATCTGGACAACATGATTGTTGGCCCATTATTGCCCAAATTATTTTAGCTGGTTGGTTATGAGGGACCTTGTTCTTCTATACAAAACTGAAGCAGGCAGCCTGTGTGAATCATAAACTTTATGTTGTTATTTCCCCTTACATTTAGAACTAGAAGTAGATGCACTGTTCTTATGTCAGTTTGGAATAAGAAATCTGCCATTAGTTGATAGTCTTCCCCATCCattatgaatttttctattgCCCAAAGGACTTTTTACTTGTTGCCTTTTCACTTCCTTTTCCTGACAAACTCGCCCCTTCAATGACATGGAGGAAGGCAACACGCCTGGAAGACTGTGGTCCATTGGCCCTTGACGACCCTGATCCTTTAGCTTTGGAACCTTCTGTTCTTGCTAATATGGCGCTTAGGCCTAAGTGCATGCTAACTCATGATTGGTTGATACTCTCATCAATAGTATTGTTCCACAGCAGTATtgagtttgtttttctttcaaattggtCGTCTGAGTAATTATTGAGTGGACATTGAGATGATTGCAATAAATGTTATTTCTGTTTCGTGGTACATTTTTCCTGAGTGAAGCCAACTGTGCAGGTTGAGAAGCTGAGGAAGCTTCCTGATGCTAAACCGATGGAAATAGCCTTCACTGGGATGATAATGTCTGCAATGGAAGGTGGACATATCAATGATTGCCTGTCCATTTTTAATCAGATGAGAGGTCTTTGTGCTCCTAATATTGGGACCATAAACATCATGCTAAAGGTTTTTGGTAAGAATGATATGTTTTCTAATGCCAAAGAATTGTTTGAGGAAGTTAAGGGAACCAGATATATTTCCACTAAGTGCCAGGATGGTGGCAATACATTGGTTCCTGATGAGTACACATTTGGCTCGATGCTCGAGGCATCCGCTAGTGCTCTTCAGTGGGAATACTTTGAATATGTTTACAAGGAAATGTCACTCTCGGGGTATCAGCTAGACCAAAACAAGCACACTTCACTGCTTGTGGCAGCATCCAGAGCTGGAAAGGTATGCTTCTCAACCCCTTTCTTTGGTAGATCAACAGATAAAGAAAGCATTACCCGACACACTTATTTGAAGCTGTTAATTCATTCTAGAAAGATGTTGATGCATAAGAACTATCCTATAAGTTTGTAAATTCAAAATTCGGAATGGTATTTAGAGTCTGTCCTGGCTTTTGACTTTGCAATTTTATGGAGAAGGATACACGGTTTGCTGAATATTTTTCTGAGGTAACATGGTGGACTGGGTCTGTTTAGTTGATTTCTTAAGTTGACTACACTATGCCCATTTTTATCTTCACGTATATTTGATACGCGATGGCACTAGGAAATTTTAGGTGATAATTTCTTGGAAGGTTGCTGAAGTATCTGCACAAGAGGTTGCTTAAATTTGTAGATTTTTGGTCTGTGTTATTGTTGTCACTAAAACTTAAGACTCCCCATTTCTGGATTCCTTCTATGACACTGATAGATTTCTTTCCTCTATTCTGCTGAAACTACGATTTCAATAACTGAATAGATTCACATTTTTGTCCTCTGACTATGCATggagtttttttatttccatcTCCTATTCCTTCTTGAACACTGTGTCAGTGGAAAATAATATATGCTGTTATTACTATAGGGCCATCTACTTGAGCATGCGTTTGATGCTATTCTAGAAAGCGGCGAAGTGCCTCACCCGCTTTTCTTTGTTGAGATGGTTTTCCAAGCTGCAATTCAACATCAGTATGAAAGAGCAGTCACCATCGTTGCTGCTATGACTCATGTGTCCTTTCAGCTTAGTGAAAAGCAATGGACGGACCATTTCGTGGAAAATGCAGACAGGGTTGAAAACCACTGTTTGCAGGACCTTCTGAGTGCTCTCGAAGAAAGCCATGTAATGACAGAAGGATCTTTTAAAAACTTACTGACATCACTGCGCTCTCTCTGTGAATCTGCATCCGCGGTATCAAGAGATATCTCAGATTTGGGTGTTTCTCTGCCAGGACGGAGAACTGAGTATCTTTCAGGAGGTCATGAGGAAGTGAAAACTGAACAGACTAATCGGCTGAAGGTTACTGCAAATGTTGCCTCTTCTATGCATAACTCTACTAACCGAACCAGCAGCGACATGGAAGGAGACAAGCCTCAGGGAGAGACTACTCGTAGGTTTGGGAATTCTCCATGTTGGAAAGACGGAAGAAATGACCTTGATAACGATGCGTCGGCAAATGACATGGCGAGCAGCGAATCCACTAGTCTGGACAGTGTTCTTTCGAGCTTTAATTCGGATGGGAGCTTAAAAGAGTTTGACGAAGACGGTCCCCACATGCCAACCGAGGATTCCGAACCAAAGTTGCCGACAGCACACGAGATTCTGAAATCGTGGAAACTGAGCAGACAAAAAGATGGTATATACTTCCCTTTTCAACTTGGCAAGAAACAAGTACATGTTGCTTCAAACCTTGGTGACTGCCAAAGTGCGGATACGTGATGTTCGATTACCGTAGTGGTAGAAGTATGTGAAGTCCCTTGTCCGTCGTACGGTACAAGGTAGACAAGTCAATTGTTTTGACATGAATCGTTTATTCACATCTATGTTCAGTCCTCTTCCGAGCCATTTTACGATATTTCTTCAGCTTCTCGACTTATGCTCATCTAGTCTGATTCGATGGTTCATGTTGGATCTGTTCAACGAAGTATCGGTTGTGCTAATGTGCCGAGCGCATTGCCCGTGAGTAGTGATTGATTCTCAGAAGGAAAAAATAGCGCGTGTTCTGTGCCTTGGTGCATGGAGAATCCGCTACACCATTGTCTTCCTTATGTTGCATTTGTTTTCTGTATTTCGACCAAATTAACACCAAGGCGTTTCCAATATAATAGCATTGAAATAGAGTATATAATCAAAGAAATCTCACTCAGCCTTTTTGTTGTGCTATTTCTTAAAATCTAATCGTTCCGTTTCCTTTTAACTCTTTCCATTTCTTATTATAATTTCGTCTTCTttagttcattttatttgttattcAAACCAAATTAATAAGTTAAAGCTCATGAACTTCTTCCATATCCATTTATTAAAGAAAGTATCGTATCAAATTATGCCGATGTTTTAATAGAATTAttctcattattattattattcttggTTAAGTGAattcaatatataatataaGCTATCTATTTAATAAACGAACgtcaaaagtggaaaaaattaaaataagacaATGGATTTTGAAGGAAATAAGTAAGCTAcataaaatatacaaaaaaaagatcatatttgagaaaaattatagtTTTATATCATAAGTAATGTTGCTATCCtaaataactttttaaaaaggaaagaatgctataattttcaatttcattttaatgaaaattaaataaactaATATGAAACAAGATGAATATTTCTTGTATTGATTTACAAGCAATTGCATTTTATTCTAGTAGTAAGTGaatatttttatcatgtaaAATTTATCCACTTTATTAAATAAACTATATTAGAGAAAGTACTAtttcataataaaataaaaaaatgaagatagaGCTAGCTTTTTTTCCacgaaagaaaggaaaaaggtaaGTTCAAACTTTGACTATTTACTCTATTTGACATATGTTATATTTGTATTCCTTGTGAATGAGTTGTTAAGGGCAAAATTAGTGgtggccggttcgacggaaccgcgGGTTCcagttcaggaaccggcggttccggttccaaaaaaaggtggaaccgccaggcccaaggcccaattgctcttttcactcaacttacttcctttttttttttttttataaccaggttggaaccggctcggaaccgttccgggccggtcaacgggccggctCCGGGctcacgggtccatttggccacctctaggcAAAATGATAGAATTTGAAATAGTTGTGGAAGAAGACATTTTGGTTGTGGCAATACCATTTGTCAATAATTAACCATTGATGAATTAAATTTATTTGCAAAAAGTATGAATTATATACCTAATAAAAATGACTCTATTTAATTTTGACGGTCATATTAATAGTAGGTTATGTCATTATACTATCCACATagttaaatatatttttcattctatttttattatttatatatcaTTAACGGATAACATAATAGATATACATGCTATGTCTATTATACGTTtgtatctttttttctcttttcttttgtgctTTTTATTAAATTAAGGGAGCGTTTGTTTTGCCAgtaaatgaacgatttgaaaaatattttttctaataataagtgatttgaaataattaatcaataaaaaaatttgcattatcGATCgatttatatttaattattttggtACATGGTGaatatattttgtatttttaaaaataaggattttttttttaaaaaaaaggcccaTAGTCCTCTCgttttttcaattaagggccccaAGTAAGCTTTGTTTGcaataagggtatgaagtgtCATTATCTTTTCAAACAAGAATCTGAAGTGaatgttgtttcaaataaaggcatgaagtagccatgaaatttcaaaaaaggcttgattttaagggcattttagtaTTCTCttgtatttgaatttttttctttcttattaattttttttgtttctttaaaatttaacaaagaaaaaaaaaatacaaaggcaGGAGGCTACCCCTCCTACCTCCGGCCACCGCCCCACTTGGACAACAAGAACCCTTCGAAACTAGAATTATAATCGAAGGAGCTCGAGTTGGATTTCTCCCGCACCCGAGCAGAAATAGCTAGCCCTCCCCTTTGATTGAGGGGTCGACGGCCCTAGCAGAGGCGTCAGAGACCCCACCGGTCTTTGGCGCCTTCGCCACCCCCACCAGTGATGGCTCGACCGCCATAGGTTGGAGGGGCAGTCTTTTCGGCCATGTGgctgttttttcaattttttttatttttaaaaactaggaaaaggagaaaatagagaaaaatttcaaaaaaaataagaaatgacgaaaataccatttaattcaggcccttttttgaaactctaTTGTcatttcggacccttatttgaagtttattatgtcatttcaagcccttatttaaaataaagttcacttggGCCTTTAATGAAAAAAACGAGAGggttttggccttttctttttaaatttttcctaaaaataattatttctcaCGAATAAATGTTACTTACGTGGCAAATggacagaggagagagaaaataccAGAGCTCAAGAACACTTGGTTCCAATCGAATGAAGAAccccctaaaaccctaaacccatcGAATGATCTATGAAACCCGATCACGACATTGAATTCTCCGAAGAAACCTCTCGCGAAAATGCCCGCGAAGATCCACCGCGGATCACTCCTCAAGCTCTTCGCCGCCTCCCGGAGCCCCGCTCACCCTCGCTTCTTCTGCACCCAGACGACGCCCACCGAGCCGCGGACTCAGAAGCTCGAGCGGATCGCCGACGAGCTCATCAGCCTCACCAAGCTCGAGAGATATGACTACTCCATCCTGTTCAACCTCAAGATGGGTCTCAACAAGTACGGCCCCGCGGTCTCCGGAGTCGGGTCGGGAGGACCCGGGCCGGGCTCGAAGCACGCGGATGCCGGCGCGGGTGctgcggcggtggcggcggagaAGACGGTGTTCGACATTAAGTTGGAGAAGTTCGATGCCGCGGCGAAGATAAAGATTATCAAGGAGGTGAGGGGGTCCACGGATTTGGGGCTGAAGGAGGCCAAGGACTTGGTGGAGAAGGCGCCGGCGGTTCTGAAGAAAGGGGTTACGAAGGAGGAGGCGGCTCCGATCTTGGAGAAGCTCAAGGAATTGGGTGCTACTGTGGTATTGGAATGAATTTGGTTCCTTTTTgacattttgcttttatttttctagtcGAGTTGATGTTGTAATTTGGAATAACATTGAGCTGAGCATTGGCAAATGAatcaaattttgatgatatgtgCGAATTTTCTCCATTCCGGGGAATTATTTCTGAGTGTTGCTCCTTGTGGGTTTTGTGCTGGGAAAATGTTTGGGAAGTGTTGGTGAAGTTGAGCATTGCTTATCGAAGAGGCAATTGACAGTCCACTTTCGATTTCCTGGTGGAGTTCTTGCTGGCAATGAACATTGCTTCGTCAAGCATAGCTTTTCCAAGTTTTGTGTTGGGATTATTCGAAATTTGTATACTGGATTGATTCTTCATTTGGAAATAGAGCTTTGGTTCAGACTTCTACTGAAGGATTATTGGGTCAAACTAATCAAAAAAGCAAGACAGATCCTTGTGATGGTAGGCTTTCCTGCTGATTTGAGTATTTTTTGTTGGAGAAGTCGCAATTCTAGACGGTGGAGCTTCTGGAACGTAAAAGGTACTTCCTACTTTCTATCCTTTCTCTTCACTTAAATATCTCAAGGCTGTTTGGATGACATCTTCTAGGATTGATGGATCCTCCTTACTTTCTTGCTTCTTTGCTGCCAATATCATTCCATATTCAACATCAATATCACCTTTATCCTAAACTAGTTAGGATCAGCGGTTGatgaatccaaaaataaataaaataaaagcaagaccgattgagggaaagaaataattataaaaatataaaataaaactaaaaaaaaacttgaaattctAAGGTGGTCCGGCGGTAACGAGCTATATCTTTGCATATCAGTTGCATTGAACGCGATTCAGAGCTTGTAATCAGAAACTCAGTGTTTGCTTTTAACTGTTTATGGTACTTCACACCtgcttttgtttcttcaattatcattttttgatGCTGTAATGATGGATTTGGAAGTATTCTTTATTTGGTCCTTGATAGTCAGTAGTATCTGAGTTCCACCTATCAATATGCGTAACTGCTGCTGGTGAAACGCTTCTTATTCGATCTTAGCTATGCACTAGCTTATCTCATGGTATGCGTCATAATAAACATCTTGTTGATGTCGCAGGATCGTGAAAATAGAGTGCTTCCAGGAAGATTCGAAATCACTCTCAGGAGAGGTATCAAGTTTGACTTCTGAGGTTTGCCTTTGCCTTAAAGAATGACTTGATTAAACATGACTCTGTTTCTATTGTATTTAGCTTCTGCTCGTAGCAGAGGGGTCTAAGGAATCAAGTATTGTTCCTTATTGTCACGTTCAATTATGTAAGTTGGCTTTAAACACACGTTAGCTCAATATTGAATTAGAAGCCTCAGGAGCCAGATGTAGAGAAACTGGAGTCATACGATAAGATCATCATTGCTCGATCATTCCACAAGCTGCCTGACCTAGGGATCGTCGCGGTTTCGATGGGAGAATGAGTACTCTTCTCTTACACGAGATCTCCGCCATCTTGGTGGACAGTTTCGACGATGTCGATCAATACTTCCGGCATTCTTAGTGCCCCCCGTAGTTCCAAACTATAGCAAAAGAAAGCAATGAGCCCTTAAGGGCCTTAACTGTCACAATTTTTTTCAGTCCGGGTTTGGACGGTTCGGTACAATATAAGAATCTTAGGCGGGAATGTGTTCCCAAACGGCGTGGGATCTAAACCAGCTTAAAATAAAAGGTGTTGGACTTTCTGTCTTCTTTAATAAACAAAGTTCTTTGGTAGTCAAATAAAGCAATGGATCAAAGTCCCCACTAGAAGTTACGATAGGACTATGTTTGGTTCATATCCAAGACATGATAAGGGCGAATGTAGGAGTGGTATAGATTGGATAAAAATATCACTTATAGACAATGAGATAAATGTGGATAGGATGTCTTATATCAATCCTATAAAAGCTAAACGATTATTTGGTTATTTGCACCAACCAAAACAATTGTATTATGACCTTCTCAATCCTTTTTTACCATGATGGAGGCAAGGCAATCCAATAGCTGTGTGACAGCAGCGACTAGTCGTTTCACttataacaaacttcttaaattaaaaagattaattagacccaaaaaaattaataatattgaaattgtactaatttaatttatatatttgaatttctttttgttctacAATAGAGTTGTATATCCTATATTTTTGTAttaaggaaaacagaaaaaattgaaaaagagagtgacaataataaacaaaataggcctcaccaaaaaaaaataataaacaaaataggtaaataaaaatgaagtagagcGATCCAAGTATTGAATGAACACATTTAaacttagaaaatatttttctaattctcgaaaGTGAGAGGCAatgagattttaaaaaaaaccttACCCCTTTCTCCTTCTCTGTAGTTTTGTTCACATTAAAGTTTTATGACTGCATTGTAAGTTTTTAGTTCTATGTCGAAGCTGTATGAAAATGACGAGAGAGTCCAATCTTCTCCTTCGCAGCTCTCTAGTTTATGTCGAAGGTTCACGAAGGTAGCAAGAGAGTCAAATCTCTACCTTCTTAGCTCTCTTGCTCATGTCAAAACTTCATGAAAAGCGGCGAAAGAGTCAAAAACACTACACTTTGGAATTGCAAAGTTCAAGGGTTATGATTCTTTCACCCACTGCTTTCGGCATTAGCCGGCTAATCTATCCCGTTAATGCTGCAGTAACACGTTTACATTTTTTGTTGTAGTCGAATCTAGCGCTCCGGAATACCTAATGAGTTCTTTTTGTGTTTAaggtttagatcatataatGATCAAGGATTGGTTGTAAGAGGTTGTCTTCGTTTATGCATTTATGGTTTCATTAATAGTGAATCGTGAGAGATTCTTATTATTTACACTGGGTGCATTATCGAGTCTATTTACACCGATATGCAGTTCGtatcaaacaaagaaaatattcagcTTTAACCgcaattcaccaaacaatgaATAGAATATAGAAAAGTATAAAGATTTTATATCTTACGTTATTTACTCCTACTTTGGCTAAAAATTCAGATGACTTTACATAGCATGAAAACATTGAAAAGCATGTCATCAATACTGGTATAAGAGGATTTGGGAAATAAATACTAGAGTtacaaaattcgaaaaaattcccaacctaagttgagaataaatttatcgagacaaaaaaatttaatttcgatCAAGCGGTTTCGTCGGGCTTaaagtcccaaacttttttcttgaccatcttcacGACTCGAGAAGTTCCTTTTAAGGTTCTCATTAACAAATGCTCTGGATACACTAATTGGTACTAATTAAGTTtaccaaaaatgaaaatggcCTTTAAAAGGGAGGAATtatacaaattataaaaaaaactcattcaCTTCAAtagtaaattttaaattttcgaaGTACATTAGTGAGACTAGGCAAGTGTCCAAGAGATGAGCCCCTAGCACGCGACTCAATGGTAAGGGAATTGGTTGGAGTGAGAGTGTTTAATT contains:
- the LOC115747072 gene encoding 50S ribosomal protein L7/L12-like yields the protein MPAKIHRGSLLKLFAASRSPAHPRFFCTQTTPTEPRTQKLERIADELISLTKLERYDYSILFNLKMGLNKYGPAVSGVGSGGPGPGSKHADAGAGAAAVAAEKTVFDIKLEKFDAAAKIKIIKEVRGSTDLGLKEAKDLVEKAPAVLKKGVTKEEAAPILEKLKELGATVVLE
- the LOC115747073 gene encoding pentatricopeptide repeat-containing protein At5g67570, chloroplastic is translated as MEASPGFSQPPPSPKFHPDTEKIKRKLLKDGVFPTPRIVHNIRKKAIQKHDRRQDRLAKRAQSTPFSETQKQAMAEESDFQSLRREYREFNKAVRSRSEKSDGGLMVGVPWERIERVRLREIARGSEGSGGDKLKRESLTELGEMFEERRREELQWVLDDDIELEGIVLESEGSRWDPEKRRTRTEDEAIGFLVKRLGAKEIEWKDWKFSRMMKLSGLQFTEKQLLNILRGLGNDGHWKQAMAVVEWVYHDKERRCWRSRFVYTKLLAVLGNARRPQEALHFFNLMREDFHLYPDMAAYHSIAVTLGQTGLVRELMNIVECMRQKPLKIIKNGRRKNWDPVLEPDLVVYNAVLNACVPSHQWKGVSWVFEQLRKSGLKPNGATYGLAMEVMLQCGKYDLVHDLFRKMKRSREALRAISYKVLVRTFWEEGKIDEAVEAVREMECRGVVGKAGVYYELACCLCNSGRWQEAIMEVEKLRKLPDAKPMEIAFTGMIMSAMEGGHINDCLSIFNQMRGLCAPNIGTINIMLKVFGKNDMFSNAKELFEEVKGTRYISTKCQDGGNTLVPDEYTFGSMLEASASALQWEYFEYVYKEMSLSGYQLDQNKHTSLLVAASRAGKGHLLEHAFDAILESGEVPHPLFFVEMVFQAAIQHQYERAVTIVAAMTHVSFQLSEKQWTDHFVENADRVENHCLQDLLSALEESHVMTEGSFKNLLTSLRSLCESASAVSRDISDLGVSLPGRRTEYLSGGHEEVKTEQTNRLKVTANVASSMHNSTNRTSSDMEGDKPQGETTRRFGNSPCWKDGRNDLDNDASANDMASSESTSLDSVLSSFNSDGSLKEFDEDGPHMPTEDSEPKLPTAHEILKSWKLSRQKDGIYFPFQLGKKQVHVASNLGDCQSADT